One segment of Gadus chalcogrammus isolate NIFS_2021 chromosome 8, NIFS_Gcha_1.0, whole genome shotgun sequence DNA contains the following:
- the LOC130388230 gene encoding zinc finger protein 271-like isoform X1: MVRVCAFPGCGTKMRRYNPETFHRLPLQESNLRQWLAVLQVDAETPVQTLKAKDYRICSRHFDPNDFSIPDKRRSYPAKRMRLKRNAIPIAARLAQETAPCEVSCPGITFEVSEFNFDEESNCSNEEGGEAAAEEEENICSYEEGEEEEEEEERIEEEEEERIDDADSDWELELSDKLESDDSDQLESDDHDQLESDDHDQLESDDSDSELHRRVRQLCPDCGVFYFTSKTHTCEYKIKPVSCNVCGKRCVDKSALKAHSSIHKESYEHPCKFCMVPFKTRLDKLAHERAHTHKAKPYECPDCSMSFSKLPARNLHLKGHRGTKMFPCPHCALGFRYHGPLERHMLVHTGMKEYVCEFCHRSFKQPGHLKSHLRVHTGEKPFQCQHCDKSFNHNVSLKSHVMRYHKEGVSNFGPSGPVKRTKRAEFQSMGRPRGRPKREAATREQNSVPAVRTTAAEMAGKGRLRRDSSKDIDGDWSDGDRSSELTEEDKMEEVRKSKRKSSHSSKTFSIVENDSESDSDSRPEEEAKKSKVVKREKTKPLNQH, translated from the exons ATGGTTCGTGTCTGTGCCTTTCCTGGTTGCGGCACCAAAATGAGACGTTACAATCCAGAGACTTTTCACAGGCTACCTCTGCAGGAGTCTAATTTGAGGCAGTGGCTTGCTGTGTTGCAAGTCGACGCCGAGACGCCAGTCCAAACGCTGAAAGCTAAGGATTACCGTATCTGTAGTCGACATTTTGATCCGAACGACTTTTCCATTCCTGACAAAAGGAGATCTTACCCTGCAAAACGCATGCGGCTGAAGAGAAATGCCATTCCGATAGCGGCGCGTCTTGCACAGGAG ACTGCGCCGTGTGAGGTTAGCTGCCCCGGGATAACCTTTGAAGTATCAGAGTTCAACTTTGATGAGGAAAGCAATTGTTCAAAtgaagaaggaggggaagcagcagcagaagaagaagaaaacatttGTTCTTATGAAgaaggggaagaagaagaagaagaagaagaaaggattgaagaagaagaagaagaaaggattGACGACGCTGATTCAGACTGGGAATTGGAACTATCTGACAAATTGGAGAGCGATGACTCTGACCAATTGGAGAGTGATGACCATGACCAATTGGAGAGCGATGACCATGACCAATTGGAGAGCGATGACTCTGATTCTGAATTGCATAGAAGGGTACGTCAACTTTGTCCAGATTGCGGTGTCTTTTACTTTACGTCTAAGACTCACACATGCGAGTATAAAATCAAGCCAGTTTCCTGCAACGTTTGTGGTAAGAGATGTGTGGACAAAAGTGCCCTGAAAGCTCATAGCAGTATCCACAAGGAAAGCTATGAGCACCCCTGCAAGTTCTGCATGGttccctttaaaacaagacttgATAAACTGGCCCATGAGAGAGCTCACACCCACAAAGCAAAACCATATGAATGCCCTGACTGTTCCATGTCGTTTTCCAAGCTCCCAGCACGCAATTTACACTTGAAAGGCCACAGGGGTACCAAAATGTTTCCCTGCCCCCATTGTGCTTTGGGATTCCGGTATCATGGCCCTTTGGAACGACACATGTTGGTGCACACAGGCATGaaggagtatgtgtgtgagttctGCCATCGCTCTTTCAAACAGCCGGGCCACCTTAAATCCCACCTGCGTGtgcacaccggggagaagcccttccAGTGCCAGCACTGTGACAAGAGCTTCAATCACAACGTGAGCCTGAAGAGTCACGTTATGAGGTACCATAAAGAGGGAGTGTCAAATTTTGGGCCTAGCGGACCTGTGAAACGGACCAAAAGGGCGGAATTTCAGTCCATGGGTAGACCCAGAGGAAGACCTAAAAGAGAGGCAGCAACTAGAGAGCAAAACTCTGTTCCTGCGGTGCGAACCACAGCTGCTGAGATGGCAGGGAAGGGACGGTTGAGGAGAGACTCTTCCAAAGACATTGATGGTGATTGGAGTGATGGGGACCGATCCTCTGAACTGACAGAAGAGGACAAGATGGAGGAAGTGAGGAAGAGCAAAAGGAAATCCAGCCATAGTTCCAAGACTTTTTCTATTGTAGAGAATGATTCGGAGAGCGACTCGGACAGTCGCCCTGAGGAGGAGGCTAAGAAGAGTAAAGTGGTGAAAAGGGAGAAAACTAAACCTCTCAATCAACATTAA
- the LOC130388230 gene encoding zinc finger protein 271-like isoform X3 — protein MGTRSRTEPTLDAVRSIFPWTFPNGQSLPTDTVPPLRESPMETAPCEVSCPGITFEVSEFNFDEESNCSNEEGGEAAAEEEENICSYEEGEEEEEEEERIEEEEEERIDDADSDWELELSDKLESDDSDQLESDDHDQLESDDHDQLESDDSDSELHRRVRQLCPDCGVFYFTSKTHTCEYKIKPVSCNVCGKRCVDKSALKAHSSIHKESYEHPCKFCMVPFKTRLDKLAHERAHTHKAKPYECPDCSMSFSKLPARNLHLKGHRGTKMFPCPHCALGFRYHGPLERHMLVHTGMKEYVCEFCHRSFKQPGHLKSHLRVHTGEKPFQCQHCDKSFNHNVSLKSHVMRYHKEGVSNFGPSGPVKRTKRAEFQSMGRPRGRPKREAATREQNSVPAVRTTAAEMAGKGRLRRDSSKDIDGDWSDGDRSSELTEEDKMEEVRKSKRKSSHSSKTFSIVENDSESDSDSRPEEEAKKSKVVKREKTKPLNQH, from the exons ATGGGCACCAGATCCCGGACCGAACCCACATTAGACGCGGTCAGGTCGATCTTTCCGTGGACCTTTCCTAATGGTCAGAGTTTACCCACGGACACAGTCCCCCCACTGAGGGAAAGCCCGATGGAG ACTGCGCCGTGTGAGGTTAGCTGCCCCGGGATAACCTTTGAAGTATCAGAGTTCAACTTTGATGAGGAAAGCAATTGTTCAAAtgaagaaggaggggaagcagcagcagaagaagaagaaaacatttGTTCTTATGAAgaaggggaagaagaagaagaagaagaagaaaggattgaagaagaagaagaagaaaggattGACGACGCTGATTCAGACTGGGAATTGGAACTATCTGACAAATTGGAGAGCGATGACTCTGACCAATTGGAGAGTGATGACCATGACCAATTGGAGAGCGATGACCATGACCAATTGGAGAGCGATGACTCTGATTCTGAATTGCATAGAAGGGTACGTCAACTTTGTCCAGATTGCGGTGTCTTTTACTTTACGTCTAAGACTCACACATGCGAGTATAAAATCAAGCCAGTTTCCTGCAACGTTTGTGGTAAGAGATGTGTGGACAAAAGTGCCCTGAAAGCTCATAGCAGTATCCACAAGGAAAGCTATGAGCACCCCTGCAAGTTCTGCATGGttccctttaaaacaagacttgATAAACTGGCCCATGAGAGAGCTCACACCCACAAAGCAAAACCATATGAATGCCCTGACTGTTCCATGTCGTTTTCCAAGCTCCCAGCACGCAATTTACACTTGAAAGGCCACAGGGGTACCAAAATGTTTCCCTGCCCCCATTGTGCTTTGGGATTCCGGTATCATGGCCCTTTGGAACGACACATGTTGGTGCACACAGGCATGaaggagtatgtgtgtgagttctGCCATCGCTCTTTCAAACAGCCGGGCCACCTTAAATCCCACCTGCGTGtgcacaccggggagaagcccttccAGTGCCAGCACTGTGACAAGAGCTTCAATCACAACGTGAGCCTGAAGAGTCACGTTATGAGGTACCATAAAGAGGGAGTGTCAAATTTTGGGCCTAGCGGACCTGTGAAACGGACCAAAAGGGCGGAATTTCAGTCCATGGGTAGACCCAGAGGAAGACCTAAAAGAGAGGCAGCAACTAGAGAGCAAAACTCTGTTCCTGCGGTGCGAACCACAGCTGCTGAGATGGCAGGGAAGGGACGGTTGAGGAGAGACTCTTCCAAAGACATTGATGGTGATTGGAGTGATGGGGACCGATCCTCTGAACTGACAGAAGAGGACAAGATGGAGGAAGTGAGGAAGAGCAAAAGGAAATCCAGCCATAGTTCCAAGACTTTTTCTATTGTAGAGAATGATTCGGAGAGCGACTCGGACAGTCGCCCTGAGGAGGAGGCTAAGAAGAGTAAAGTGGTGAAAAGGGAGAAAACTAAACCTCTCAATCAACATTAA
- the LOC130388230 gene encoding zinc finger protein 271-like isoform X5, protein MTAPCEVSCPGITFEVSEFNFDEESNCSNEEGGEAAAEEEENICSYEEGEEEEEEEERIEEEEEERIDDADSDWELELSDKLESDDSDQLESDDHDQLESDDHDQLESDDSDSELHRRVRQLCPDCGVFYFTSKTHTCEYKIKPVSCNVCGKRCVDKSALKAHSSIHKESYEHPCKFCMVPFKTRLDKLAHERAHTHKAKPYECPDCSMSFSKLPARNLHLKGHRGTKMFPCPHCALGFRYHGPLERHMLVHTGMKEYVCEFCHRSFKQPGHLKSHLRVHTGEKPFQCQHCDKSFNHNVSLKSHVMRYHKEGVSNFGPSGPVKRTKRAEFQSMGRPRGRPKREAATREQNSVPAVRTTAAEMAGKGRLRRDSSKDIDGDWSDGDRSSELTEEDKMEEVRKSKRKSSHSSKTFSIVENDSESDSDSRPEEEAKKSKVVKREKTKPLNQH, encoded by the exons ATG ACTGCGCCGTGTGAGGTTAGCTGCCCCGGGATAACCTTTGAAGTATCAGAGTTCAACTTTGATGAGGAAAGCAATTGTTCAAAtgaagaaggaggggaagcagcagcagaagaagaagaaaacatttGTTCTTATGAAgaaggggaagaagaagaagaagaagaagaaaggattgaagaagaagaagaagaaaggattGACGACGCTGATTCAGACTGGGAATTGGAACTATCTGACAAATTGGAGAGCGATGACTCTGACCAATTGGAGAGTGATGACCATGACCAATTGGAGAGCGATGACCATGACCAATTGGAGAGCGATGACTCTGATTCTGAATTGCATAGAAGGGTACGTCAACTTTGTCCAGATTGCGGTGTCTTTTACTTTACGTCTAAGACTCACACATGCGAGTATAAAATCAAGCCAGTTTCCTGCAACGTTTGTGGTAAGAGATGTGTGGACAAAAGTGCCCTGAAAGCTCATAGCAGTATCCACAAGGAAAGCTATGAGCACCCCTGCAAGTTCTGCATGGttccctttaaaacaagacttgATAAACTGGCCCATGAGAGAGCTCACACCCACAAAGCAAAACCATATGAATGCCCTGACTGTTCCATGTCGTTTTCCAAGCTCCCAGCACGCAATTTACACTTGAAAGGCCACAGGGGTACCAAAATGTTTCCCTGCCCCCATTGTGCTTTGGGATTCCGGTATCATGGCCCTTTGGAACGACACATGTTGGTGCACACAGGCATGaaggagtatgtgtgtgagttctGCCATCGCTCTTTCAAACAGCCGGGCCACCTTAAATCCCACCTGCGTGtgcacaccggggagaagcccttccAGTGCCAGCACTGTGACAAGAGCTTCAATCACAACGTGAGCCTGAAGAGTCACGTTATGAGGTACCATAAAGAGGGAGTGTCAAATTTTGGGCCTAGCGGACCTGTGAAACGGACCAAAAGGGCGGAATTTCAGTCCATGGGTAGACCCAGAGGAAGACCTAAAAGAGAGGCAGCAACTAGAGAGCAAAACTCTGTTCCTGCGGTGCGAACCACAGCTGCTGAGATGGCAGGGAAGGGACGGTTGAGGAGAGACTCTTCCAAAGACATTGATGGTGATTGGAGTGATGGGGACCGATCCTCTGAACTGACAGAAGAGGACAAGATGGAGGAAGTGAGGAAGAGCAAAAGGAAATCCAGCCATAGTTCCAAGACTTTTTCTATTGTAGAGAATGATTCGGAGAGCGACTCGGACAGTCGCCCTGAGGAGGAGGCTAAGAAGAGTAAAGTGGTGAAAAGGGAGAAAACTAAACCTCTCAATCAACATTAA